Within the Cydia pomonella isolate Wapato2018A chromosome 10, ilCydPomo1, whole genome shotgun sequence genome, the region aaacaaacaaaaaaattgtgaaacTAAGCTTAAATTCCAGGTTTATTCAACATTAGTTCTGCCTCGTGACGTAGGAATATTGACCTAAGTAAAACCCCAACTGCACTCACAAGTCTTTAAGTGAATAGCGTAGCTTTCCTCAACTTCCGCCGGGTCCAAATCTGCATATTTATTCATCACATAGATGGTCTTGCTCCCTTGCGATGTAGCGTTGAGTGCCGCTGCGGCATTCAAGTTGTTAATAAATGCCAAATAATGATTTCTTTCATCAAACGAGTTGTTATActctttattgtattttaatttaaaatcggTAAATTTATCGGTTGCATTTAAATCTGTATAAACCGTCCCATAAATATCTGGGATATGGAATATCAgtgtgcaaataaatataacgtgAAACAACATCTTTATGCGGGAGTATAAAACAACTGGCGAAATGGCTATATTTTATCGTTTTGATTAGTAGGTTCATCTAATCGATTTAACGCACCATCTCAGATATCAGTACCCGTTTCACAATCATACCTACTAAAACGACATACGACATCATATTGTACGAACACAAAAGAGCGACCCTAAATAAAAAGGGATTCATCGTGTAATCAGCTAATCTTGCATTAAATACAGAATTCGAGTTCGACACGCTGTAAGTGGCACGGAATTTACAGGCGTCTATATTAAATCTCCTGTTATCCGACATTAGATCGGGACAAAAGGAGAGATTTCGACAAAGGTCTTGGACCCGAGGAAAATGTACATTACAAACAAAAAGAGAAAGCGAACTTCCCAGACGTGAAATTACAACCGTAAGGATCAGGGACACATTCAGCCCGTCGCGAAATATTGCCGAGGAGGGCACTATCACATGTCTGAAAGGACCTTTATATATCACTCGCTTTTAGTCTCATTTCCGGCCTTCCCAAATAAAAGcataatcaatgaaatattgacCGTGAAATCGATGAGCTGCCCTCACGCTCTCTTTGATGTTTATGATGTCATCCCGGATATATTTCTATCGATACCTACTGTGAACGAAGACATATTCAACTACTGCAAtattattcattgtctttagGATTACCCGAGCGAATGTCGAAACGaatgtaattaaatttaatattcatgGGTAAGCTAGATCCTCGCTATTACCGCTGAGGGTACGAATTTAATTTTGGGCCTTTGATCTAATATAATAATCGAGGCTTAACTCTAAAACGCGTTAGGCCAGTAATCTCTCCATGCTCTAGAGCCGTAATTAAATTTTCCTCTCATTACGAATACT harbors:
- the LOC133522334 gene encoding uncharacterized protein LOC133522334, which gives rise to MLFHVIFICTLIFHIPDIYGTVYTDLNATDKFTDFKLKYNKEYNNSFDERNHYLAFINNLNAAAALNATSQGSKTIYVMNKYADLDPAEVEESYAIHLKTYDAVKEGDHQEVLRSDHGIEINDNNLFNLKNSDDLFEKYIQEEQRNLKDKRDGFIHFYRFVKTLAQKNRGIYEGNDAPDLGHTADILTESNEFFY